The genomic DNA ATTTAGTGTGTAGTATAGTGAAATGTTTTCGAATCTCGCTATATTTTGGCGAGCCCGTGGGGCGAGTCGAAGTACAAGAGACGAGTAAACATATCCCACGATACTACACACTAAATCGTCCGATAAGCTATTTATCATCCAACTTGTTCGCACTGTATTTTTAGCAAGTGAATATTGTAAACAGCCGAAAATGTGTGACAGATTTGTACGCGGGGCACCTCAATTTGTCAAACCGGTTTCTACTGGCcaaataactaactgtacaaaTCAGTATCTTGGAATATTCgtactcgtttcgtgcgttttctgtacaataactgATACAGATGGATTATAAGAGACCATGTTGTTGAGAGAATTACTGCCTTTCTATGGATGGTTCGTCGATGCTCCTCTCTAATTGGGTGACTGAAGCAATCCCACAGCACTATGAGGTGAATGCTAAATGCCGTGCGCAGAATCGGACAGTGGTATGAGTCAGGAAGCAATGAACAAAGGCATACGAGCCAGGCGACTCACAACCTTATTTAACAAAACGGTTCTTTCATTTTGCAGAGGTGGGGGGCAGAGAAAAGATGATGAAAGATGCCATTCCATTAGAGTCTGATACGATGAGGAGTATCTGCGTGTGTTTGAACAACCCCAGCCGCGTACTCAGAAATTGGAGGTACCTTGCAAAGTCACCTGAGTTAGGAATTCCAGATGAGGTCTATATGGATTGTAAGCCAGACAAATTAAAGAGCCCAACAGAAGGACTTTTAGAATGGGCAACTGCTAATAGGAACGATTTGAAGATTGGAGAGCTTTGTAGTGCTCTTAAAAGCATGGACAGGAATGATATAGTTGGGTATATTGCAGaatattttcaacaacaatccACTGCTGTCCAACAGCATTAAATTTTAATACTTATACTTAGTATATACTCAACCCTCGGTTgctgcatttctagctttctgattggttcgccAAATCCTGGTTGTCAGTGAATAACCGAGGCTTTGGAAAGTGTCAGTGTGTCAAAAACATTTCGGCGCGAAGTTTAAGTTTTGTTAccacaaaatggctgaaaataaCAGGTTTGGAGAAGTGTCTCCCTCGGAAATACAGCAACGTTTCGACAATGCCGTCCTGCAAGctacaaagaaagccacaaagttCGGCATAAGCATATTTAGTGATACgaaattttgaaattcaaaagctCGTAATTCTCGCTGTCGATAATTTTGCGTGTTAAGATCATGTAGCAACACCACAAATTTTTACCTTAATGTTTTaagtatactaaaacaattattccgtgGGTGCTTATTGGATATGAGGTTActatagccaacgaggcgcgtagcgcctcgttggctatttatcacctcatatccaatgcgCACCCATGGAATAATAAGCAACTACTCAccaagtggaggtggctagtggtggatatttaccgagcggCGAAGCGGCAAGGGTGATATCCACCACTAACcggaatagttgttttagtatatactaaaacagtgatatgatatagcacaaaaagataatttagactcatttattcctgcaaagattacattttCGGTCGCAAATTCCGCCcaaggtgaatagcaaaggatatcaggagtttgagtagccaatcagcgagcaagttcaacgctatccactgttttagtatatactaattgttaattattgcgACAGAAAAACTTCAGGAATGCAGGGGTGGTTAAATCCACCAAAATTCAAGTTCTCTAGAGTATCTGCAGTTCCTAATACCTGGAGTCCAGATGCTTCGTTTTACGTTCATGTGGCTTCGTTCTTTTTATCCATAAGCATTTGATTTTACACAATCTGATTTTAAGGAAGACATAAGCTTCTCTTCTCTTAATCTAATCGGTAGTCTTCTTTTAGTTTCACAATATAGATATATTTGCAATTAATATAAGTAAAACAATCCACAACAATAAGCTGGCTTAAAGCGTGTTTTAAGATCCATCATTATCCTTAAAATGTATATTAAATGTatcaaatcagaggagatgtgccagttcttcgaaaaacgtggctatcctgtctctgtggtcaaagcgggccatcatcgcgcccaacaatttgatcgacagtcagcactacaaatgtcacaaaaagataagaatgacagaattccattcacccttactttccatcctcataatcacgcagtcaaaagcggttagtgtaaaacgcagactgcagaccaggtgtaaaatgcagactgaggttataacataactgttgaaaaagcccaaacccctttgaaatgctaaccttaggcctgtTAGcgtttctaatgggtttgggctttttcagcagttaaattataacctcagtctgcattttacccccggtctgcagtctgcgttttacactgaccgcagTAAAAAGCatcattaataattttaaattactccaaaatgatcccgagactggtagaatcttttcgcaacctccacttatttcattcaaacgggACATTCAAACTTTTTAGTttgaagcgcgctcaaaactaacgagcaacccggcacttttaaatgtgcgcgctcacgatgcaaaacctGTCtttacactagcaagatatcgggacctaagcgatctgttaagatcacctatcgtttcacatgtacctccgcaaatgtcatttattgcataacctgtacattttgcaataaattatacattggtgagacaggtagaccgattccgcgaacaccttcgccatgtagagaagaatgacaaggatgcatctaagccagtcactcgtcattttaatctccctaaccactccaaaaaacacatggctctCTGTGGCCTTTCCCTGcatcaaggtacgacggaaagctgcaagaatctggaacaaaaattcatgttccaaatcggcacccttaatcctcacggtgttaacgaacgcttttcatttaactaatatattcctatttttctagttgccatgttaccaccaatagcatagctcctactctaccataaaaactacatgtaacccacaattcctcgattcgctctgacgaagggctaacgctcgaaacgtcagcttttagaatctctgtacggtggccaatttacattatcaactccgttgataaaatcaaatttttgtgtCTTATATTAGTCTTTTCGAAATAAGCGGCTAATTTACGAAAGACATTCTGTCAAGCCATTCTGTCATGTTTTGCAAGGATACTTTTGAAGATATTCTGCTTTTGGTATATTTGTGCATCTTATAACCTGTACACTTTCATATTGCGGATCGTACCAGTTTGCCCCTGTGAACTTTTAACCCTTCAATTCCGAAGGGAAACAAACCAATTTTCTCCTTACTTTATTTATACAAATTGAGCAGGATTTACAAACCCCTCCTTGAGGAAAAAACACTTTGATCCtctaaagtggtactatgataaaaaaatcagattttttaccttttcataactgtgttaactaaacctaaagtgacccaagttttaagccttaatttcagaaaggcacttgtttattttaactggaacttTCCAATTTAATGGTTCACCATTACTAAGTTTgaattcttgagagagctgaatCGAGGAAAAATGACTCACAAGTTGAAGAATACAATGCGTTTGAACACAACTGCATTAATGAGCAGCATTCAGATTTTTTAAgttgtgttttgcatacataataaactgcgtttacacgttgaaattttaagctattgggtaaatgacgtcacttttgctagatccaaccctctgaggtcatAACTGGTAAGCAAATGGTGGACAGTCTTAGAAATGTAGTCAGACTCAAGCAAATTCCTTTCAATCTGTAACAAGTAACTCCTTGAAGGCCGTTGTTATTCGGGTTTTTCCAGAGTATTGGAAATGACCTCTTGTAATTAATTGCAAGCGCATTCCTCTTTATgaagaaatgattttttcaatggtgactcAGGGATACACTGAAAAAACCCGAGTGATTCTTTGCAGAAGAGCAACCAACGATATATCGATACTAGTACAGTTGCTTTACAAGACAATACAAAACGTACTGTTCCGActactccccataggggcttttttGGGCCAATTAAACACAATCAAGGAAACAACAGAACGGaacatcaacaacaactgttgagaatcccaactgaccaTAGGCAAACCATTTGGCTGTTTGCAAGTGCAGCTttgaagttgaaccagggactaccaagaacaaattcaaccagtggtcagaacgaaTCTCCAGATCTCAAAGCAAgagccctaaccactgggccacactgcctccaactACTGAGCTTAAGAAGTCTCATGGGAGGTACACCCTTAAACGAGGTTTGGTTGGACAGTGGAGAGATTTGGCATTGCTACTTTACGGCAAACGCCAGGAACAAATTTGCAAAGATCGAAGAATCTTGTTTGATTTTTGCTAATTTCTTGCCTTTTATCTACAGCAGCTATCAAGCAACTTTTCAGAAGAGAGGGAAACAAGTTTTCATGCTTTTGTTACAAGCAGCATCCTTCCGTTCTCCGTTTTAACGTAATATCGGTGACACCCCACTTTAATGTAAATGATACAATTCAAGCTTCAAAGAGGGAAGTTATcatcgcacttatctggacagtTTAAGCAGTAGTCTCTTATagacacatgaaaaattcaggtggcttcaacgggattcgagccCATGACCACTGCGATGCTTGTGCAATGCTcggccaactgagctatgaagccactcagttgggagcagggcaatttgttgggctcgcTTCAGCTTTCCCCGAAAACCATTTTGAGGATAGTAAGCGGGGCAGTTCTTTGAAATACCTTGTTAAGAGGACTATAAAACGGGTTGTAGAGAGTTTTTTAACGTAATAGATTATACACGGCGTCtaagaaaagaattttttttttttaaccatagGTCGTCAAACAATAATAGGTATTCTCtagtatatatgtatatatagtaTAGTCAGGGTATTATTAGAATgtgtttataattttatttttgtattaaaGTCTTGATGTTTGTAATAGTGTTTAAATGACGTTACAAGTCAACTGCACATGGTCCTGCAGGGTAATATTACTGTGATGTGTTGGGTTACAGATAGCGGGCAGTCCTCTCCCGTGAAGGCGATGGAAGGGAAATACCTATTTCATGTGTCCAAGGCACTATCACTAGCTCATGGAGACTACTCCCTGTTTGGTAATGAAGCAGCTCCTGTGATAGTTGGTGCGAAAAAAAATCAGCTCCATTTGTGTGGAAAGATTCATTAccaattcttggatttattTCCCATGACGTCACAGTGGCcaatgttggtgtcccgatccaatcctccggaattgaaagctattgtTATGCTAACGTCTACTTccgttttcgttgaaaaacatggctgttgatcacgtgagtgaaacccaagaataccGTTCATAAGCCCCTTGTTGGCCTGTTTTGGCAGCACAAATCCCTTCAGTGATTGACCACTGCTAGAATCCAAAGATGAACCTTAGTTTCCTACTCCCTCACTACGTTCGTCCgaaggaaaaatattttccttcTCCAGAACGCTGACGCATAGAAAAAGACACGAACTATAAGGCAGGCAGAGTGAGAGCACTTGCCCGACGATGCTTTAATGCCATTACACGTTATACAAGCCAAAGTATTTGGTTACAAGAATATATAAAGCTATATCTGTATaaagtaggaaaaagaaaaaaacaacaagttACATTTCTTCTACGCCAAAGGTAGGGAACAACCTGGTCAATTGTAATCTACTGTCCAAGGAATCCTTGACGTACATATTCTTAGCTGTTTCTGATTTCCAGCGACCGTGGAGCATGAGTAACCTGTCAGAAGAACCTGACTTCGCTAGATCGTCAGCTATAAACGTTGCGCCACCGGATCTAAGGCTATGAGTGCTAAAACTGACCGAATTTACTCCTATAGCCAAAAGTGATTCCTTAactaatttatatttatttatttatttatttatttatttattttgtgatttGCCCAAGGGCAGGTGATAATACAATAGGACTCTAGGTCCCCTATATAATATTAACACCCAAACCCAACCCCGGATGAGAAAGAAAACCTGaccaggggcgtagccaggatttttccgTAGGTACGCACAGTTTTCCATCTCACCtcttcacccccccccccccaaaaaaaaaagatcaaagtCATTTTCGATTCACGtgtcttttatttcaaatcGCGTGCGCAAGAGTCTTAATTGAATACAGATTAACCTATTTTtctgtcttctttttctttgagtgagcATGTGCGAGCGGCATTGTTTAAGCTGTGAGAGCACTACATTCTGTTCTAGTCCGTTCGCATCCATATATGTTACATACTACAAAAAACAACAATGCGTACATGGCTTCATAACGCCTACTGACAAGAACAGTATATAAACGCTATCTATCGAGTTtgccagcagaaaaaaaaaacaggaaattaGCGCAAGAATAAACGCTATCTATCGGCAGCTTGTCAggagaaaaaaacagaagatattAGTAGGTTCACAGGCATAGCGCTAATCTTCTGTTTTTTCTCCTTGCAAACTCAGAAATAACCTCGTTAACATCTAGTTCCTTATGCTTATGGATGTGCAACACGGACAACGAGGACAACCTGTCTTCCGACATGGTGTTTGGAAGTGGCGTCTTGAGCCTCTTCATGCTGCTAAAGCTTCTCTCTGCCACGCACGTTGACACAGGATACGTCAGAAGTGTCTTGACCGCTACATAAATTCCAGGGTATAATTCTGGGTCGGCAAAGTCCAGCGTCTCTACCAAAGTCTGAGGAGGGTCATCTTCAGTTATTGGCCATCTGTGACGCCACCTTGTCACCTCTCGCTTGAATTCATCAAGGGTCATATGCATGTCATCGCCATAGTAGTTATAGATGTCTTCCACACACTTTTCTGAAAGGTCTTGAAGCTTAcctgaaatttgaataatttgatAGTTACGATAACCGTAACACAAATACAAATGCAACTGTGATAGTATCGTGACATCAAGAGAAGAAGCAAGTACCTGGTATAAGATATTGTGCCTGAAAGCCCGGTAAGGGTTTTACCAACAGCTCGTTGAGCTCCGATACAAGATGATCTAGAAATGGAAAGTAAACTGCCCTCCTCCAATAGGCAGAAGGAGTATCTGCCTCAACGTTTTCCCGGTGTTGCTGTCTTCCCGCTCTTCGAGGGATGCTTGGATCTATGTTGTAAAAAGCTGCAATGTCCGCTGCTTTGTCAACCAGCGCATCCCAGACAGCATCGTCATTCCTCTCCGCCTGAAAGACTGTTGAACATACTTTGGCTTCCTTGGACGCTTGAACCAAATCCAATTCGGTGCTCTAAATATTGCATATGAGAATTTCACGGTTAGAGGcttcaaaattaaataaaacctATCGTTTTCTAGTGATTTTCATTCATGTGCATAGCGAATCGAACTTAACACTGGAATTGAATTACGAATTAGATTATTAAACTTTATTGAACAGTTGAATCAACTATTAACAGTGCTACTTAATTCCCATAACGATAGCTGTGTAACAACTATTGACCGCTTTAATCTGTAAGTATTAATTAATCTCTTATTGTCATGGGTACTCTGTTTTGGTCTCAGATTGttagaaaaaaaggtaaaatattCACACCTACCTGAAGGTATACTGATAATCGGTGGGTACATTCAAATATATGCTGCAAGATCACGGCCGTTACTATGAAGTCCCATTTTAGGATAGATGAGTGCAGCCCCCGAGCTTTGTTGTCTCCGCTCTCACTTAGCTCATTAAGTGTGTCAACAATAACCTAAAAAGTTCACGTATATcaagttaaatttattttttaaagtaacaagTGAATTAACTTCCATTTTAAAGCGAATCATAGTCTTAGAGACAGATAACCTACCTGAAATGAGGTGACGAAGACATTCAAGCAATCCGCTCTAGATGCCCATCTTGTCTCGCAGAGAACTTTTAGTTTGGACTGCCTCCCCATCTCTTCCCTTACATCTGCGTTTTGCCTAAGCTGTTCCTGGAAAACCAGAAACCGCTTCGCAGAAAACTTGAACGCCAGCGACACCTCTTGCATGGTATCCATAATATTTCTGATGAGTGGTAGTTTCGAGGAGTGAACAATGCATAGGTTTAGCACGTGGGCTCGGCAATGAATATATGCAGCCTTTGGATTCTGTCGTTGAATTCGCGCTTGTACGCCATTAATATGCCCGCTCATGACGCTGGCACCGTCGTATCCTTGGGCTCTCATTTGATCAAGAGGAAGACCAAGATTGTTTAGGGCCTCCAAGAACTTTGTTGTCAGCGCCTCTGCATTCGTTCCTTTGTCAGCGTCAACAAACGACAGAAACTCCTCACGTATGATGTGTCTCCCATTGTTTCCCTTTTGCACAAAACGTacacaaactgaaatttgttcCTTTACTGAAACGTCTGTGGATTCATCGGCGATAAAGGCATAGCACCCCGCCTTCTTACAATCGGAAACAATGTTATTCACAATCTGCTGAGCAGAAAgatctaaaagttcattctGTATCTCTGGACTTGTGTACTTCGCATTGCCCCTTGCATTTTCCAGATGATGACGCAAGGTGGAATTGCGCTGTGAAACAAACGCCATCAAGGAATTAAAGTTGCTTTCTTCCGGGACATGCCGCCTCAAAGATATGTTCTGTCTTGCCATTGTTACCACAACTTCAGTTATGCTTTTTAAAATTGCACGGTTTTCCTCAATTGCTTGGACTCTTTGGTTCTGAAGTTGCTGGCGAATGTCAGGAGCGCCACGGTGGACATCTATGAAGGCCTGACCTCTTGCAACAGCTGTATGATACGATGCATTTTCACCAACATGCCGATCAACAAACTTTGATATATTGGACCAATCGGAAGTACGGAAGGCCTGTACACCGAACAAATAGCAGTAACCACAATAAACGGAATCAGCGGATGGGCTGTATCGTAGCCATGAGGCCTGCTTCATAACCTTTGGGTTAAGTCTGCGATTATATCCTGATATATTTCTG from Montipora capricornis isolate CH-2021 chromosome 2, ASM3666992v2, whole genome shotgun sequence includes the following:
- the LOC138037622 gene encoding 52 kDa repressor of the inhibitor of the protein kinase-like codes for the protein MSKAFDSIRHDILLQKLQQIGITSSSLEWFHSHLSGHSQRVRIVDAVSASLPLNYGVPHGSILGPVLFTIYVNDLLAVPGHYSRKTADEASTVTNLPRETLASSTHAYGPQYPDVFCENRSVSTLTEAEKISLLIGKWDSEDLCKYKFPLRNISGYNRRLNPKVMKQASWLRYSPSADSVYCGYCYLFGVQAFRTSDWSNISKFVDRHVGENASYHTAVARGQAFIDVHRGAPDIRQQLQNQRVQAIEENRAILKSITEVVVTMARQNISLRRHVPEESNFNSLMAFVSQRNSTLRHHLENARGNAKYTSPEIQNELLDLSAQQIVNNIVSDCKKAGCYAFIADESTDVSVKEQISVCVRFVQKGNNGRHIIREEFLSFVDADKGTNAEALTTKFLEALNNLGLPLDQMRAQGYDGASVMSGHINGVQARIQRQNPKAAYIHCRAHVLNLCIVHSSKLPLIRNIMDTMQEVSLAFKFSAKRFLVFQEQLRQNADVREEMGRQSKLKVLCETRWASRADCLNVFVTSFQVIVDTLNELSESGDNKARGLHSSILKWDFIVTAVILQHIFECTHRLSVYLQSTELDLVQASKEAKVCSTVFQAERNDDAVWDALVDKAADIAAFYNIDPSIPRRAGRQQHRENVEADTPSAYWRRAVYFPFLDHLVSELNELLVKPLPGFQAQYLIPGKLQDLSEKCVEDIYNYYGDDMHMTLDEFKREVTRWRHRWPITEDDPPQTLVETLDFADPELYPGIYVAVKTLLTYPVSTCVAERSFSSMKRLKTPLPNTMSEDRLSSLSVLHIHKHKELDVNEVISEFARRKNRRLALCL